In Sphingobacterium sp. PCS056, the following proteins share a genomic window:
- the cls gene encoding cardiolipin synthase, with the protein MENFINQLEIDWNQVWQWLLNWYWLPLFILYFGIISTILIENRNPTKTISWVMVIVFLPGLGVILYYLFGQKFRKLKRLQHINREQNTKLLAAWQENLNRMDEQLETIHEKIGTLSRVFDYLKNQKLSFFSLNNRVELFINGEEKFPVLLKRLREAKHSIHMEYYIFELDHIGTQVLEILEQKAKSGVKVRLILDSFGSPDVIKYLRKNPPSYPFVAFLPVNFTSLANSNYRNHRKIVVIDCHYGFVGGINISDRYINSPNQKDYWRDTAMAVEGIAVNNLQIQFWNSWNQTDAEPFVLSEEYLNFNIAQIPERAAVAFSSSDPGSVGPFNMEAIILAINDAKESIQLCTPYFIPSEQLSTALEIAVSSGVKVELMLPERSDSYIVQHASFSFLKPLLQRGVQVYLYKKGFIHAKSICIDGQLALVGTVNLDMRSFYINYEISSIVSDDAYCKRLEQQFELDKEESDLVTLYIWAHRKKWKRGIDSLCRLLAPLL; encoded by the coding sequence ATGGAAAATTTTATTAATCAACTTGAAATTGATTGGAACCAGGTGTGGCAATGGCTGTTAAATTGGTATTGGCTACCTTTATTTATTTTGTATTTTGGTATAATAAGTACGATACTTATCGAAAATAGAAATCCGACAAAAACAATATCTTGGGTTATGGTGATTGTTTTTCTGCCTGGACTGGGTGTGATTCTTTATTATTTATTTGGTCAAAAGTTTAGAAAATTAAAACGGTTACAGCATATCAATCGGGAGCAGAATACCAAATTACTTGCAGCCTGGCAGGAAAACCTAAATAGAATGGATGAGCAGTTGGAGACAATCCATGAAAAAATCGGTACTTTGTCACGGGTATTTGATTATCTGAAAAATCAAAAATTATCATTTTTTTCCTTAAACAATCGCGTTGAACTGTTTATCAATGGGGAAGAGAAGTTTCCAGTTTTATTGAAGAGACTTCGTGAGGCCAAGCATTCTATCCATATGGAATACTATATTTTTGAGTTGGATCATATTGGTACACAGGTATTAGAAATTTTGGAACAAAAAGCGAAGTCAGGGGTTAAAGTCCGTTTGATCTTAGATAGTTTTGGTTCTCCAGATGTCATTAAATATTTACGAAAAAATCCTCCTAGCTATCCATTTGTTGCATTTCTGCCTGTTAATTTTACATCATTAGCAAATAGCAATTATCGTAATCACAGAAAGATCGTGGTGATTGACTGCCACTACGGTTTTGTGGGAGGGATCAATATATCAGATCGCTATATTAATAGTCCAAATCAAAAGGATTATTGGAGGGATACGGCTATGGCGGTGGAAGGAATTGCGGTGAATAATTTACAAATCCAATTTTGGAACAGTTGGAATCAAACGGACGCTGAACCATTTGTGCTGAGCGAAGAGTATTTGAATTTTAATATTGCCCAAATTCCTGAACGGGCTGCCGTTGCTTTTTCATCAAGTGACCCGGGGTCTGTGGGACCTTTTAATATGGAGGCAATTATATTGGCCATTAATGATGCTAAAGAGAGTATTCAACTGTGCACTCCTTATTTTATTCCGAGTGAACAGTTATCTACGGCTTTGGAGATCGCAGTTTCATCAGGTGTAAAAGTGGAATTGATGTTGCCCGAAAGATCCGATTCGTATATTGTGCAGCATGCTTCCTTCTCCTTTCTAAAACCTCTCTTACAGCGTGGTGTCCAGGTTTATCTCTATAAGAAAGGCTTTATACATGCTAAATCAATCTGTATTGATGGTCAATTGGCTTTAGTAGGAACCGTAAATCTGGATATGCGAAGTTTTTATATCAATTATGAAATATCGAGTATTGTCTCTGATGATGCTTATTGTAAACGTCTGGAACAGCAATTTGAACTTGATAAGGAGGAGTCAGACTTAGTGACCTTATATATATGGGCGCATCGAAAAAAATGGAAAAGAGGTATCGATTCTTTATGCCGACTTTTGGCTCCTTTGCTCTAG
- a CDS encoding carboxypeptidase regulatory-like domain-containing protein: protein MKYIKLLTLTMGVCGAQQVVAQTTDATLPINTIVERVQKLFQVFPVEKVHLHFDKPYYAVGDTLWFNSYLSRNLAEYEPSKITYVEVLNSRDSLIQTLRIPLDKGVGDGYLVLDPQYLAQDNYRFRAYTKWMGNFSSDYFFNKVVPVGDAINKKLITDISFINNDQNAAKSQAVIQFRDPVGKLLINSKVNWSLISGWETIANGKGETDNLGRITVNLSAKEKDILQKAYLEVSLLENKNEKPLKSTFSLKNSLWDADVQFFPEGGDLLAGIAKNVAFKAVSSSGKGVPVKGRILDGKGKQVAEFSDFGLGMGYFSLLPMANEKYEAVITFANGQERKYKLPPVVQNKANVVYLKQDETNLNMAIVTSDEDFAKSPNQSYYVLVQSNGHLVYAAQANLKSASALIVIPKERLPNGIAQVTLLNTAGKVVSERLTFVKSEKFLDINLAVNKELFKAKEKVNLKLSVLNNGKKFPGSYSISVIDESKVPYDDNQDLSIVSNFLLTSDLKGYVENPNSYFDEKNANRDKALDALLMTQGFRRFEYQDLIAEKLPTLSFMPEQGIEIGGTLRLNTGRTVPNGGLLLSIPSRSIRKDTYTDDKGRFLFKDLVFTDSSKVTVNARGNDNYRSMVINMDQTYFPEIDKNNAYKNNFVMNIDKAIAPYLENSKKEFRTSILLDEVAITGVQKKVITNRDFPSISGLSMPEHRIEADRLTGCNVLTMCLTTLLTGITYDSQTQKYYVTRDYNSGSRVPVQFFLNGMAIDEPGLNGINVIDIEGIEIFLKDDLGTVSRMYQNNGVVSIYTKKVEKKPRMSLSEIEKLLPKSNVIDLFPLGYIKERKFYVPKYETAESKAVNDLRTTIYWNPKVQVTETGEAALEFYNADGNGQYKVVVEGMDETGNVGRKVIHYQVRQ from the coding sequence ATGAAGTATATAAAATTATTGACGCTTACGATGGGTGTTTGTGGTGCTCAACAAGTTGTTGCCCAGACGACAGACGCTACACTGCCGATCAATACCATAGTCGAAAGAGTACAAAAGTTATTCCAAGTATTTCCTGTAGAAAAAGTACATCTGCATTTTGACAAACCTTATTATGCTGTAGGAGATACCTTGTGGTTTAACAGTTACTTATCACGCAATCTTGCAGAATATGAACCGAGCAAAATCACCTATGTGGAGGTGCTGAATAGCCGAGATTCATTGATCCAGACCTTGAGAATTCCATTGGACAAAGGAGTGGGGGATGGCTACTTGGTATTAGATCCCCAATATCTTGCTCAAGACAATTATCGCTTCAGGGCTTATACAAAATGGATGGGAAACTTCTCTTCCGATTACTTCTTTAATAAAGTCGTTCCTGTTGGTGATGCTATTAATAAAAAGTTGATAACAGATATCTCCTTTATTAATAACGATCAAAATGCGGCCAAAAGTCAGGCTGTTATTCAGTTCAGAGATCCAGTTGGCAAGCTTTTGATTAATTCGAAAGTCAATTGGTCTTTAATATCGGGTTGGGAAACCATCGCTAACGGAAAGGGTGAAACGGATAATCTGGGTAGAATTACGGTGAACTTGAGTGCCAAGGAGAAGGATATTTTGCAGAAAGCATATTTGGAGGTCTCCCTTCTAGAAAATAAAAATGAAAAGCCATTAAAGAGTACATTTTCATTGAAGAACTCGCTTTGGGATGCTGATGTCCAGTTTTTTCCTGAGGGTGGCGATTTGTTAGCGGGTATTGCTAAAAATGTGGCTTTTAAAGCTGTTTCTTCATCGGGAAAGGGTGTGCCTGTTAAAGGTCGTATTTTGGATGGTAAGGGTAAGCAAGTGGCTGAATTTTCAGATTTTGGGCTGGGAATGGGCTATTTTAGCTTGTTGCCTATGGCCAATGAGAAATATGAGGCTGTGATCACTTTTGCGAATGGTCAAGAGCGTAAGTATAAATTGCCTCCGGTGGTTCAGAATAAAGCCAATGTGGTTTATTTGAAGCAAGATGAAACAAATCTGAATATGGCGATTGTGACCAGTGATGAAGATTTTGCTAAATCGCCTAATCAATCGTACTATGTTTTGGTGCAGTCAAATGGTCACCTCGTATATGCAGCTCAGGCTAATCTAAAAAGTGCGTCAGCTCTTATTGTGATTCCGAAAGAACGTCTCCCTAATGGTATCGCTCAGGTGACTTTGTTAAATACTGCTGGTAAAGTAGTCAGTGAGCGGTTAACTTTTGTGAAGAGCGAAAAGTTTTTAGATATTAATTTAGCGGTTAATAAGGAATTGTTTAAGGCTAAAGAAAAGGTTAATTTGAAGCTTTCGGTCTTAAATAATGGTAAAAAGTTTCCAGGAAGTTATTCGATTTCAGTAATCGATGAGTCTAAGGTTCCTTATGATGATAATCAGGATCTGTCGATTGTGAGTAACTTTTTATTGACTTCGGATTTGAAAGGCTATGTGGAGAATCCAAATTCTTATTTTGATGAGAAAAATGCGAATCGAGATAAAGCATTGGATGCTTTATTAATGACGCAGGGTTTCCGTAGATTTGAATATCAAGATCTGATCGCAGAGAAACTCCCTACGTTATCCTTTATGCCAGAACAAGGAATTGAAATTGGTGGAACTTTACGCTTGAATACAGGGCGGACTGTTCCTAACGGTGGATTGTTGTTGTCCATTCCTTCTCGTAGTATTCGTAAAGATACGTATACGGACGACAAGGGACGTTTCTTGTTTAAGGATCTTGTATTTACTGATTCATCCAAAGTGACGGTTAATGCGCGTGGAAATGATAATTATCGGAGTATGGTGATCAATATGGATCAAACTTACTTTCCGGAAATCGATAAGAATAATGCTTATAAAAATAACTTTGTCATGAATATTGACAAAGCAATTGCTCCTTATTTGGAAAATAGCAAGAAGGAATTTAGAACATCAATCTTATTAGATGAAGTTGCGATTACGGGAGTACAGAAAAAAGTAATTACAAATAGGGACTTTCCTTCTATTTCGGGATTATCTATGCCTGAGCACCGTATCGAGGCTGACCGATTAACCGGTTGTAATGTTTTGACCATGTGTCTGACTACATTATTGACGGGTATAACATACGATTCACAGACTCAAAAGTATTATGTCACTCGAGATTATAACAGCGGTAGTCGGGTTCCTGTTCAATTTTTCTTAAATGGAATGGCGATTGACGAACCGGGATTAAATGGTATTAATGTTATTGATATTGAAGGAATTGAAATTTTCTTGAAAGATGATCTGGGAACAGTTTCAAGAATGTATCAAAATAATGGTGTCGTTTCGATTTATACCAAAAAAGTAGAGAAGAAACCAAGAATGTCTTTATCGGAGATTGAAAAATTGTTGCCGAAATCGAATGTGATTGATTTATTCCCATTAGGATATATTAAGGAAAGAAAGTTTTATGTACCTAAATATGAAACAGCAGAAAGCAAAGCTGTTAATGATTTGAGAACAACTATATATTGGAATCCAAAAGTGCAGGTTACAGAAACTGGTGAGGCTGCTTTAGAATTTTATAATGCGGATGGAAATGGTCAATATAAAGTTGTCGTGGAAGGTATGGATGAAACGGGTAATGTGGGTAGAAAAGTGATCCATTACCAAGTCAGACAATAG
- a CDS encoding TolC family protein: protein MQHINRHIFLFTAILLLFSSCKMGQRYTAPNYQLPDQFRADSTYQDSMETLAQVDWRNFFTDSSLVQLIDAGLANNYDMRSAILNIQIANRQLSQSKAGYLPQLDATLAGVGQEWRSKNYYAGPASKIYDGKDAKNNLFKTQSQYLTTLSLSWEIDIWGKISAQKEEALANFLGSTEAKKAIQTSLIANIAKGYFNLLTLDAQIEVALRNVQLNDSTLRMIQLQFDAGEITSLAIQQTQSQRLLAASLVPQLEQEIQIQENSLLELTGKMPDKIARGKSLQHLIDESKISLGSPLDLIRNRPDIREAELDLIAANAQMNINQALRYPSLTLGGTLGLNSMLPENWFNIPGSLLGSALGNVTMPIFKNRKLKTAYEVSKLEREKAEINLQKTVLRSVNEVSNSFTSLTKLKEQLVLAEARVANSHLAVKNANLLFKSGYATYLEVITAQSNALTSELNLVSIKHSQLDSFVELYKSLGGGWATSM from the coding sequence ATGCAACATATCAATCGTCATATTTTCTTATTTACAGCTATTTTACTCCTATTTTCATCATGTAAAATGGGACAACGCTACACTGCTCCAAATTATCAACTTCCTGATCAATTTCGTGCTGACTCCACTTATCAGGATAGTATGGAAACACTTGCTCAAGTCGATTGGCGCAATTTTTTCACGGATTCGAGCCTAGTTCAGCTTATTGATGCTGGATTAGCCAATAATTACGATATGCGTAGCGCAATTTTAAATATTCAAATCGCCAATCGTCAATTGTCACAATCAAAAGCCGGCTATCTTCCACAATTAGATGCCACACTTGCAGGTGTTGGACAAGAATGGAGATCCAAGAATTATTATGCAGGACCTGCCTCTAAAATTTATGACGGAAAAGACGCAAAAAATAATCTTTTCAAAACACAATCACAATACTTAACCACTTTGAGCTTAAGTTGGGAAATCGACATCTGGGGTAAAATATCCGCTCAAAAAGAAGAGGCATTAGCCAATTTTCTGGGCTCTACTGAAGCAAAAAAAGCGATACAAACAAGCTTGATTGCCAATATCGCAAAAGGTTATTTTAACCTGTTGACTTTGGATGCCCAAATTGAAGTAGCTCTTCGAAATGTACAACTTAATGACAGTACATTAAGAATGATTCAGTTGCAGTTTGATGCAGGTGAGATCACATCATTAGCCATTCAGCAAACTCAGTCTCAACGACTGCTTGCCGCTTCATTAGTACCACAGTTGGAACAGGAGATCCAAATTCAAGAAAATTCGTTATTGGAGCTGACAGGAAAAATGCCCGATAAAATCGCTCGTGGAAAAAGCTTACAACATTTAATTGATGAATCTAAAATTTCTTTAGGATCACCGTTAGACTTAATCCGTAATAGACCCGATATTAGAGAAGCAGAGCTAGACTTGATAGCGGCGAATGCGCAAATGAATATAAATCAAGCTTTGAGATATCCATCATTGACGCTTGGTGGTACACTGGGACTAAATTCGATGTTACCTGAAAATTGGTTTAATATCCCAGGTTCTTTACTGGGGTCGGCACTAGGAAATGTGACAATGCCGATTTTCAAAAACAGAAAATTAAAAACAGCTTACGAAGTCTCAAAATTAGAGCGCGAGAAAGCCGAAATAAATTTACAAAAAACTGTCTTGAGATCCGTAAATGAAGTATCCAATAGTTTCACCTCACTCACCAAATTAAAAGAACAATTGGTATTAGCCGAAGCCCGAGTTGCCAATTCACACTTGGCCGTGAAAAATGCCAACTTATTATTTAAATCTGGATATGCAACCTATCTGGAGGTCATAACAGCCCAATCCAATGCACTGACATCTGAATTGAATTTAGTTTCGATCAAGCATTCTCAATTGGATTCTTTTGTCGAATTATACAAATCTTTAGGTGGCGGTTGGGCAACATCTATGTAA
- a CDS encoding efflux RND transporter permease subunit, protein MLKTFVNKPVLATVVSMLLVVLGAVGLKMLPVSRFPEIAPPSVVVSLSYPGANAETVAKSVLLPIEEAINGVEDMTYIRSTASNSGSGSVQVFFKTGINPDIASVNVQTRISKAIGSIPSEVNEAGITVMPRQSGVIMTINLFADSKESMFDETFLQAYSQINIIRPLLRIDGIAQVSRVGARDYSMRMWLNPEKLALFNLVPDDVITAIKDQNFEIAPGKFGETSDEVFETVIKHKGRFSQPEEFENIVIKTNEDGSVLYLRDLARIEFGSSNLGSDNKVNGKPGLTLNITQTSGSNAHDIDIEVRKVLEDLSKTFPEGIKYEVSYSVRDQIDASISQVKHTLFEAFILVFIIVFIFLQDFRSTIIPAIAIPVSLIGTFFFLNLFGFSLNVLTMFALVLSIGIVVDDAIVVVEAIHLKMHETGMKAREATLSTMSEISGAIVSITLVMAAVFIPVGFMEGPAGIFYRQFAYTLATAILISALTALTLSPALCALILKAPEHEDSSAQSEKNKFTAYKKRFFTAFNTSFDNLTSRYIVGVKYLIRNKKIAITGLIGISAIGFTLLLLAPKSFIPTEDDSFVTYSLAMQPGASLARTTEVLKQADSILQKRNPDIAGMTTISGYNALDGSTSPAYAVGYINLKSYDRREKIKDIEAFMDTIRQDLSVINEATFNVFPRPTVQGFGDFAGIQLVLEDKLGGEILDFSSIADTFINEINQLPEVKSAYTSFKANFPQYEVDIDAVKAKSLGVDIKSLMSTIRAYYGRVQAGDFSRFGRQYRVYIQADYDYRTDPESFKSIFVRNKNNEMVPISTLLTLKKVVGPETITRYNLYNAITINANPNEGYSTGDAMKAIEKLAVEKLPGNYSYEWTGMSLEESESGSQTILIFIMSIVFVYFLLSAQYESYILPWAVLLSIPVGLVGVYATILLVGLENNIYVQVGVIMLIGLLAKNAILIIEFAVQERNKGLSIYDSAVAGAKLRLRPILMTSFAFVAGLIPLMWSSGPSAKGNHSISFGAAGGMLFGVLLGIFIIPVLYIIFKTLDERLKNNFKSN, encoded by the coding sequence ATGCTAAAAACATTTGTTAATAAACCCGTATTGGCTACCGTGGTCTCCATGCTCTTAGTAGTCTTAGGAGCCGTGGGATTAAAAATGCTACCCGTATCTCGGTTTCCAGAAATAGCCCCACCCTCCGTAGTCGTTTCATTAAGTTATCCTGGTGCAAATGCAGAGACAGTAGCGAAGTCTGTTCTCTTACCCATAGAAGAAGCTATTAATGGTGTAGAAGATATGACCTACATCCGATCTACAGCCAGTAATTCTGGATCAGGTTCAGTACAAGTATTTTTCAAAACCGGTATTAATCCAGATATTGCCTCTGTTAATGTTCAGACCAGAATATCAAAAGCAATAGGCTCTATTCCCTCAGAAGTCAATGAAGCTGGTATCACCGTTATGCCTCGACAATCCGGGGTCATCATGACCATTAATCTCTTCGCAGATTCCAAGGAAAGCATGTTTGATGAAACGTTCTTACAAGCATATTCACAAATCAATATTATCCGACCTTTACTTCGTATAGACGGTATCGCCCAAGTGTCACGCGTCGGAGCTCGTGATTATTCCATGCGCATGTGGTTGAATCCTGAAAAACTAGCTTTATTCAATCTTGTACCAGACGATGTCATTACAGCAATTAAGGATCAGAACTTTGAAATAGCACCAGGTAAATTTGGAGAAACATCCGATGAAGTATTTGAAACCGTGATCAAACATAAAGGACGCTTCAGTCAACCGGAAGAATTTGAAAATATCGTCATCAAAACAAATGAAGATGGTTCTGTATTATACTTACGCGATTTGGCGCGTATTGAATTTGGTTCCTCCAATCTAGGTTCAGACAATAAAGTAAATGGGAAACCAGGATTGACTTTAAATATTACACAAACATCTGGATCAAATGCCCATGATATTGATATTGAAGTGCGTAAAGTATTGGAAGATTTATCCAAGACATTTCCAGAGGGCATTAAATATGAAGTTTCCTACTCAGTTAGAGATCAGATTGATGCATCCATATCTCAAGTAAAACACACCCTATTTGAAGCCTTTATATTAGTCTTTATTATCGTCTTTATCTTTCTACAAGATTTTAGATCGACGATCATTCCTGCAATCGCCATTCCTGTTTCACTCATAGGTACCTTTTTCTTTCTCAATCTATTTGGCTTCTCGCTCAACGTACTGACCATGTTTGCCTTGGTACTCTCGATCGGTATCGTCGTTGATGATGCTATTGTTGTAGTCGAAGCGATTCACCTAAAAATGCATGAGACTGGTATGAAAGCCCGAGAAGCAACTCTTTCCACCATGTCAGAGATTTCTGGAGCCATCGTATCGATTACCTTAGTGATGGCAGCTGTATTTATTCCTGTCGGTTTTATGGAAGGGCCTGCCGGTATATTCTATAGACAATTTGCCTATACATTGGCAACAGCCATTTTAATTTCAGCACTAACCGCTTTAACATTAAGTCCAGCATTATGTGCCTTGATTTTAAAAGCACCCGAACACGAGGATTCGTCAGCACAATCCGAAAAAAATAAATTTACCGCCTATAAAAAGCGTTTCTTTACAGCCTTTAACACCTCATTTGACAACTTAACATCACGGTATATAGTTGGTGTTAAATATTTAATCCGAAATAAGAAGATTGCCATTACAGGTTTGATCGGTATTTCGGCGATCGGATTTACCCTATTATTATTAGCCCCTAAAAGTTTTATTCCTACTGAAGATGATAGTTTCGTTACTTATTCTTTGGCGATGCAACCAGGTGCGTCATTGGCAAGAACAACAGAAGTTTTAAAACAAGCCGATAGCATTCTACAAAAGCGTAATCCAGATATTGCAGGGATGACGACCATATCAGGTTACAATGCTTTAGATGGAAGTACAAGTCCTGCATATGCCGTAGGTTATATTAATCTAAAAAGCTATGATAGACGAGAAAAAATCAAAGATATTGAAGCCTTTATGGACACGATACGTCAGGATCTTTCGGTAATCAATGAAGCGACATTTAACGTATTTCCACGACCTACTGTTCAAGGTTTCGGAGATTTCGCAGGTATTCAATTGGTTTTAGAAGATAAATTAGGTGGAGAAATTTTAGATTTTAGTAGTATCGCCGATACCTTCATCAATGAAATCAATCAGCTACCCGAAGTTAAAAGTGCCTATACTTCCTTTAAAGCAAATTTCCCACAATATGAAGTAGATATTGATGCTGTTAAAGCCAAGTCATTAGGAGTGGACATTAAATCGCTCATGTCTACCATACGTGCATATTACGGACGCGTACAAGCAGGAGATTTTAGTCGCTTTGGCCGACAATATCGTGTTTACATACAAGCAGATTACGATTACCGAACAGATCCCGAATCCTTTAAATCAATTTTTGTCAGAAATAAAAACAATGAAATGGTTCCTATCAGCACCTTACTCACCTTAAAAAAGGTGGTAGGTCCAGAAACCATCACCCGTTACAATTTATATAATGCCATTACCATCAATGCTAACCCAAATGAAGGTTATAGTACCGGCGACGCTATGAAAGCAATTGAAAAATTAGCCGTAGAAAAGCTTCCTGGAAATTATAGTTATGAGTGGACCGGTATGAGCTTAGAGGAGTCCGAATCGGGTTCTCAGACTATACTGATCTTCATCATGAGTATTGTTTTTGTGTACTTCCTGTTATCAGCACAATATGAGAGCTATATCTTACCTTGGGCAGTATTATTATCCATACCAGTAGGTCTTGTCGGCGTCTATGCCACCATTTTACTCGTGGGTTTAGAAAACAATATATATGTACAGGTGGGAGTTATTATGTTAATTGGTCTACTTGCCAAAAATGCCATATTAATAATCGAGTTTGCCGTTCAGGAAAGAAACAAAGGACTAAGTATTTATGATTCCGCTGTAGCAGGAGCAAAGTTACGTTTGCGTCCTATCTTGATGACCTCTTTTGCATTTGTCGCTGGTTTAATACCACTCATGTGGTCTTCCGGACCATCCGCAAAAGGTAATCACTCGATCAGTTTCGGTGCTGCAGGAGGAATGCTGTTTGGTGTTTTACTCGGGATTTTCATTATCCCTGTACTCTATATCATCTTCAAAACCTTAGATGAACGCTTAAAAAATAATTTTAAATCCAACTAG
- a CDS encoding efflux RND transporter periplasmic adaptor subunit — MNKFTLFILALSSSGILFFSCNSGSTKELDKKNNAIALPIYSIDTSSANTIKDYIGTIEGKVNVEIRPQVEGILEEIYVDEGDFVEAGQKLFKINASAYDEILNNMVATENVAKAKLQNARLEMERLRPLVENEVISEVRLKSAQSEFDVAKASLQQASAAVRSADIDKQFTTIKAPVSGYIGRIPKRVGNLVTKNDSQSLTVLSDVQEVYVYFSMSESDFLYFSKKQAKQDVKDSIYSQSGKIRKLAFPEVSLLLADGESYGRKGKVDAVNGQVNRTTGAISLRATFPNTDNILRNGSTGTLKFVETQKGVIQIPQISTSELQDKTFVYVVDNNNIVHRRSVKIEGKSNSNYIISEGLTVGDRILLSGFDKISEGATIIPINKTK, encoded by the coding sequence ATGAATAAATTCACACTATTTATCCTAGCCCTATCCTCCTCCGGAATACTCTTTTTTAGCTGTAACTCTGGTAGTACTAAAGAATTAGATAAAAAAAACAATGCTATTGCCCTACCAATATACTCAATTGATACAAGTTCTGCGAATACAATAAAAGATTATATTGGTACTATCGAAGGAAAGGTAAATGTGGAAATCCGACCTCAAGTAGAAGGAATTTTAGAAGAAATATATGTCGATGAGGGCGATTTTGTTGAAGCTGGTCAAAAATTATTTAAAATAAATGCATCTGCTTACGATGAAATATTAAATAATATGGTTGCTACAGAAAATGTAGCTAAAGCAAAATTACAAAATGCAAGATTAGAAATGGAGCGCCTTCGCCCTTTAGTCGAAAACGAGGTAATTTCAGAAGTACGATTAAAATCTGCCCAATCTGAGTTTGATGTCGCCAAAGCATCCTTACAGCAAGCCTCAGCTGCTGTACGTTCCGCCGACATCGATAAACAATTTACGACTATCAAAGCACCTGTATCGGGTTATATCGGACGTATACCAAAACGTGTCGGAAATTTAGTGACCAAAAATGACTCCCAATCTTTAACAGTCCTTTCTGATGTTCAGGAAGTCTATGTCTATTTTTCTATGAGTGAATCCGATTTCTTATATTTCAGTAAAAAACAAGCAAAACAAGATGTAAAAGATTCTATTTATTCCCAAAGCGGAAAAATTAGAAAACTTGCTTTCCCTGAAGTCTCCCTATTACTAGCCGATGGCGAATCTTATGGCCGAAAAGGTAAAGTAGATGCAGTCAACGGGCAAGTAAATAGAACAACAGGTGCAATCTCGTTGCGTGCAACATTTCCGAATACCGACAACATCCTACGTAATGGAAGTACTGGTACTCTCAAATTTGTAGAAACACAAAAAGGTGTCATTCAGATACCACAGATATCGACATCAGAATTACAAGATAAAACCTTTGTATACGTTGTTGATAACAACAATATTGTTCACCGCAGATCTGTTAAAATTGAAGGAAAATCCAATTCCAACTACATTATCTCAGAAGGCTTAACTGTCGGAGATCGGATTTTACTATCGGGCTTTGACAAAATATCGGAAGGTGCCACCATCATTCCAATCAACAAAACCAAATAA